Proteins encoded by one window of Mercenaria mercenaria strain notata chromosome 4, MADL_Memer_1, whole genome shotgun sequence:
- the LOC123551600 gene encoding WSCD family member CG9164-like yields MSRSVIFVLISFTIVCVIVVMLMNSRVYVRTNHIIHKISDEKNDTCTFLLRNYIKLQVTMERLKGLINVCKINGYFKDRIEYDFTSESLKTLNCLFKPRKLFNSTFPKVALASFPGSGNTMTRGLSEIVTGKVTSTVYSEMPCPSRGYAFIFKTHRTDNMVRNKDCLKVNTHHLNYTKAIYIIRNPYKAILAEYNRQHHRDAETHAGGKYFGATWKTFVSEKSRKWKTMTLYWLKALQKPVYLLVYENLLAYRMREVYSLAQFLDVNLVLCLKQFC; encoded by the exons ATGAGTCGTTCGGTGATCTTTGTTTTGATAAGTTTTACAATTGTATGTGTGATCGTTGTGATGCTAATGAATAGCAGGGTATATGTTCGTACCAATCATATAATTCACAAGATAAGTGATGAAAAAAATGATACTTGCACATTTCTTCTTCGGAACTATATCAAGCTGCAAGTTACGATGGAACGTTTAAAAGGACtgataaatgtatgtaaaataaatggatattttaaGGACCGTATAGAATATGATTTCACAAGCGAATCTTTGAAAACTTTAAACTGTTTATTCAAGCCTAGGAAGCTGTTCAACAGCACATTTCCAAAGGTTGCTCTAGCTAGCTTTCCGGGTTCAGGAAATACTATGACAAGGGGACTTTCGGAAATTGTAACGG GTAAAGTGACAAGTACTGTATACAGTGAAATGCCGTGCCCATCCCGAGGTTATGCCTTTATCTTTAAGACACACAGAACAGACAACATGGTACGTAATAAAGACTGTTTAAAGGTCAACACACATCATCTCAACTATACAAAGGCTATTTATATCATTAGAAATCCATATAAGGCTATACTGGCAGAATACAACAGACAACATCATCGGGATGCAGAAACACATGCAGGAGGAAAATATTTCGGTGCAA cTTGGAAGACATTCGTATCTGAGAAATCTAGAAAATGGAAAACGATGACGTTATATTGGCTGAAAGCGTTACAAAAACCTGTGTACCTCTTGGTTTATGAAAACTTGCTGGCCTACAGAATGAGAGAAGTATATTCATTGGCACAATTTTTAGATGTCAACCTTGTACTGTGCCTCAAGCAATTTTGTTGA